A region from the Janthinobacterium agaricidamnosum genome encodes:
- the fumC gene encoding class II fumarate hydratase, with product MSSRIERDSFGPIDVPADRLWGAQTQRSLEHFHISTEKMPPELIAALATVKRAAAHVNLDLGLLDGKKAIAITQAADEVLAGKHDAEFPLAVWQTGSGTQSNMNMNEVLANRGSELIGGLRGAERLLHPNDDVNLGQSSNDIFPTAIHVAAALAVANTVLPPLRQLRATLDAKATEFADIVKIGRTHLQDATPLTLGQEFSGYVAQLDFAEHIITAALPPLLQLAAGGTAVGTGLNAHVEFAGRIAAELARLTGQPFETASNKFAALAAHDALVAAHGAFKTLATALMKIANDVRWMASGPRSGLGEITIPENEPGSSIMPGKVNPTQCEALTMLCCQVFGNDVAITVGGASGNFELNVFKPLIAHNFLQSARLLGDGMRSFDEHCAHGIAPNRARIAELMERSLMLVTALAPHIGYDKAAQIAKQAQHEGTTLKEAALALGFVTEEQFGAWIVPLEMTRPNKS from the coding sequence ATGAGTAGCAGAATCGAACGCGACAGTTTCGGCCCGATCGACGTACCCGCCGACCGGCTTTGGGGAGCGCAAACGCAGCGCTCGCTCGAGCATTTCCATATCTCCACGGAAAAGATGCCGCCCGAACTGATCGCCGCCCTGGCCACCGTCAAGCGCGCGGCCGCCCACGTCAACCTGGACCTGGGATTATTGGATGGCAAGAAAGCCATCGCCATCACGCAGGCGGCCGACGAAGTGCTGGCCGGCAAGCATGACGCAGAATTCCCGCTGGCCGTCTGGCAAACGGGGTCCGGCACGCAAAGCAATATGAACATGAACGAAGTGCTGGCCAACCGCGGCTCCGAGCTGATCGGCGGCTTGCGGGGCGCCGAGCGCCTGCTGCACCCGAACGACGACGTCAACCTGGGCCAGTCCTCGAACGACATTTTCCCCACCGCCATCCATGTGGCGGCCGCGCTGGCCGTCGCCAACACGGTCTTGCCGCCGCTGCGCCAGCTGCGCGCCACCCTGGACGCGAAAGCCACGGAGTTTGCCGACATCGTCAAGATCGGCCGCACACATTTGCAGGACGCGACGCCGCTGACCCTGGGGCAGGAATTTTCCGGCTACGTGGCGCAGCTGGACTTTGCCGAGCACATCATCACGGCAGCGTTGCCGCCGCTGCTGCAGCTGGCCGCCGGCGGCACGGCCGTGGGCACGGGATTGAATGCCCATGTGGAATTTGCCGGCCGCATCGCCGCCGAACTGGCACGCCTGACGGGCCAGCCGTTCGAAACGGCCAGCAACAAGTTTGCCGCCCTGGCCGCCCACGATGCCTTGGTCGCCGCCCATGGCGCTTTCAAAACCCTGGCCACGGCTTTGATGAAAATCGCCAACGACGTGCGCTGGATGGCGTCCGGCCCCCGCTCCGGCCTCGGCGAAATCACGATCCCCGAAAACGAGCCGGGTAGCTCCATCATGCCGGGCAAGGTCAATCCCACCCAGTGCGAAGCGCTGACCATGCTGTGCTGCCAGGTCTTCGGCAACGATGTGGCCATCACGGTGGGCGGCGCCTCGGGCAATTTCGAGTTGAACGTCTTCAAGCCCTTGATTGCACACAACTTCCTGCAAAGCGCGCGCCTGCTCGGCGACGGCATGCGCAGCTTCGACGAGCATTGCGCCCACGGCATCGCGCCGAACCGCGCACGCATCGCCGAACTGATGGAACGCTCCTTGATGCTGGTCACGGCGCTGGCGCCGCACATCGGCTATGACAAGGCGGCGCAAATCGCCAAGCAGGCCCAGCACGAAGGCACGACCTTGAAGGAAGCGGCGCTGGCCCTGGGCTTTGTGACGGAAGAGCAATTCGGCGCATGGATCGTGCCGCTGGAGATGACGCGGCCCAACAAAAGTTGA
- a CDS encoding RNA-binding S4 domain-containing protein — translation MQKVSFDLTSEFVELNQLLKLIGLCDSGGAGKVMVDSGVVKVDGKKELRKTAKIRAGQVVSVGDIRITVVAPV, via the coding sequence ATGCAAAAAGTAAGCTTTGATTTAACATCCGAGTTCGTCGAGCTGAACCAGCTGCTCAAGCTGATCGGCTTGTGCGACAGCGGTGGCGCAGGCAAGGTCATGGTCGATAGCGGCGTGGTAAAGGTCGATGGCAAGAAGGAATTGCGCAAGACCGCCAAGATCCGCGCCGGCCAGGTCGTCAGCGTGGGCGATATCCGTATCACGGTCGTCGCTCCTGTCTGA